A single window of Achromobacter xylosoxidans DNA harbors:
- a CDS encoding glutathione S-transferase family protein, with protein MTVAIYGHPFSSFTWKALIAAYEREVDFEFRMIDPDHPEHAARIATLAPTGQFPALVDGVTEVVQSNAVIEYLDLHHGKGAPLVPLDPREALAARMMAQVFDDYVHVPMQRIVGNALRPEDSRDPFGVEQAHGVIARCYAWLEARLQDGPWAACGRFTIADCAAAPALFYGDWVHPMGGRFPALAAYRARLLARPSIARVVDEARPYRGFFPLGAPDRD; from the coding sequence ATGACGGTCGCGATCTACGGTCATCCGTTTTCGTCCTTCACCTGGAAGGCGCTGATCGCGGCGTATGAACGCGAGGTGGACTTCGAGTTCCGCATGATCGATCCGGATCATCCCGAGCACGCGGCCCGCATCGCGACGCTGGCGCCGACCGGGCAGTTTCCGGCCCTGGTGGATGGCGTCACGGAGGTGGTCCAGAGCAATGCCGTCATCGAGTATCTCGACCTGCACCACGGCAAGGGCGCGCCGCTCGTGCCCCTGGACCCGCGCGAGGCGCTGGCTGCGCGCATGATGGCGCAGGTGTTCGACGACTACGTGCACGTGCCGATGCAACGCATCGTCGGTAACGCCTTGCGCCCCGAAGACAGCCGCGATCCGTTCGGCGTGGAGCAAGCGCATGGCGTCATCGCGCGGTGTTATGCCTGGCTGGAGGCGCGATTGCAGGACGGGCCGTGGGCCGCCTGCGGCCGCTTCACGATTGCGGACTGCGCCGCGGCGCCGGCGCTGTTCTATGGCGATTGGGTGCATCCGATGGGCGGGCGGTTTCCCGCGCTGGCGGCGTATCGGGCCCGGCTGCTGGCGCGGCCGTCGATCGCCCGGGTGGTCGACGAGGCGCGTCCGTACCGCGGCTTCTTTCCGCTGGGGGCGCCGGACCGGGATTGA